The proteins below are encoded in one region of Microbacterium pygmaeum:
- a CDS encoding DNA gyrase/topoisomerase IV subunit B: MTAEYSAHHLQVLEGLEAVRKRPGMYIGSTDSRGVMHCLWEIIDNSVDEALGGHGSRIDIILHPDGSVEVRDRARGIPVDIEPRTGLSGVEVVFTKLHAGGKFGGGSYAASGGLHGVGASVVNALSERLDVEVDRGGKTWAMSFHRGEPGVFSGPSIDAAFTPFDKSSELRVVGRAAKGVTGTRIRYWADRQIFTKDATFHLDELEQRARQTAFLVPGLEIVIRDERPSTVNASGAPVETSYRYDGGISEYADFLAPDEGITDTWRLSGTGTFTETVPVLQPTGAMVPTDVQRECFVDVALRWGTGYDTVMRSYVNIIATPKGGTHQQGFEQGLMKVLRSQADQNARRLKMGSDKLEKDDILAGLTAVLTVRVAEPQFEGQTKEILGTPAVRQIVANVLTRELTARFTSSKRDDKAQTSLLLDKVVSEMKARISARTHKETQRRKNALESSSLPVKLVDCRSSDVEQSELFIVEGNSALGTAKDARNSEYQALLPIRGKILNVQKSSVSDMLSNAECASIIQTIGSGSGRTFDITQARYGKVIIMSDADVDGAHIRTLLLTLFFRYMRPLIEEGRVFAAVPPLHRVIVMNPGTKPNETVYTYSEQELHALLSKLTKTGRRWQEPVQRYKGLGEMDADQLAETTMDRSGRLLRRVRLEDAEAAGAVFELLMGNEVAPRREFIVDSSDRLSRESIDA, translated from the coding sequence GTGACCGCCGAGTATTCCGCCCACCACCTTCAGGTGCTCGAAGGCCTCGAAGCGGTCCGCAAACGACCGGGCATGTACATCGGCTCGACCGACTCCCGCGGCGTGATGCACTGCCTGTGGGAAATCATCGACAACTCCGTCGACGAGGCGCTGGGCGGCCACGGGTCGCGGATCGACATCATCCTGCATCCTGACGGCAGCGTCGAGGTACGAGACCGCGCGCGCGGGATCCCCGTCGACATCGAACCGCGCACCGGTCTGTCCGGCGTGGAGGTCGTCTTCACCAAGCTCCACGCCGGCGGGAAGTTCGGCGGCGGATCCTACGCGGCATCCGGCGGTCTGCACGGCGTGGGCGCCTCGGTGGTCAACGCGCTCTCCGAGCGACTCGACGTCGAAGTCGACCGCGGCGGCAAGACGTGGGCAATGTCCTTCCACCGTGGTGAGCCCGGCGTGTTCTCCGGCCCGAGCATCGACGCCGCCTTCACTCCCTTCGACAAGAGCTCGGAACTGAGGGTCGTCGGCCGCGCCGCGAAGGGCGTGACCGGCACGCGCATCCGGTATTGGGCCGACCGGCAGATCTTCACGAAGGACGCCACGTTCCACCTCGACGAGCTGGAACAGCGAGCCCGGCAGACCGCGTTCCTGGTCCCGGGTCTGGAGATCGTCATCCGCGACGAGCGTCCTTCGACCGTCAACGCCTCCGGCGCACCGGTCGAGACGAGCTATCGCTACGACGGCGGCATCTCGGAGTACGCCGACTTCCTGGCGCCCGACGAGGGGATCACCGACACGTGGCGGCTGTCCGGTACGGGGACGTTCACGGAGACGGTGCCGGTACTGCAGCCGACGGGCGCGATGGTCCCCACCGACGTGCAGCGCGAGTGCTTCGTCGACGTGGCCCTGCGCTGGGGGACCGGCTACGACACGGTGATGCGCTCGTATGTCAACATCATCGCCACGCCCAAGGGCGGCACCCACCAGCAGGGGTTCGAGCAGGGGCTGATGAAGGTGCTGCGCTCCCAGGCCGACCAGAACGCCCGCAGGCTCAAGATGGGCAGCGACAAGCTCGAGAAGGACGACATCCTCGCCGGGCTCACCGCGGTGCTGACGGTCCGCGTCGCCGAGCCGCAGTTCGAAGGGCAGACGAAGGAGATCCTCGGCACGCCGGCAGTGCGGCAGATCGTCGCGAACGTGCTCACGCGCGAGCTGACGGCTCGTTTCACCTCGTCGAAGCGAGACGACAAAGCGCAGACGTCGCTCCTTCTGGACAAGGTCGTCTCCGAGATGAAGGCCCGCATCTCCGCGCGCACCCACAAGGAGACTCAGCGACGCAAGAACGCGCTGGAGTCCTCGTCGCTCCCTGTGAAGCTGGTGGACTGCCGCTCGTCCGACGTGGAGCAGTCCGAGCTGTTCATCGTCGAGGGCAACTCTGCGCTGGGCACCGCGAAGGACGCGCGCAACAGCGAGTATCAGGCACTGCTGCCGATCCGCGGCAAGATCCTGAACGTGCAGAAATCGTCGGTCTCCGACATGCTCTCCAACGCCGAGTGCGCCTCGATCATCCAGACCATCGGCTCCGGCTCGGGGCGAACGTTCGACATCACGCAGGCGCGGTACGGCAAGGTCATCATCATGAGCGACGCCGACGTCGACGGCGCGCACATCCGTACGCTGCTGCTCACCCTGTTCTTCCGCTACATGAGGCCGCTCATCGAGGAGGGCCGGGTGTTCGCCGCCGTTCCGCCGCTGCACCGGGTCATCGTCATGAACCCCGGCACGAAGCCGAACGAGACGGTGTACACCTACAGCGAACAGGAACTGCACGCACTCCTGTCCAAGCTCACGAAGACCGGCAGGCGGTGGCAGGAGCCGGTCCAGCGGTACAAGGGGCTCGGCGAGATGGATGCCGATCAGCTGGCCGAGACCACGATGGACCGCTCCGGCCGGCTGCTGCGACGTGTCCGCCTCGAGGATGCCGAGGCCGCCGGCGCGGTCTTCGAGCTGCTGATGGGCAACGAGGTTGCCCCGCGTCGCGAATTCATCGTCGACTCGTCGGATCGCCTCTCGCGCGAGTCCATCGACGCCTGA
- the sepH gene encoding septation protein SepH yields the protein MEQLKVIGTEDDVLVLATESGERFSLAVNDVLRIELRKARRERDGDADAARPSPREIQSHIRAGLSAQEVAELLGARVEDVARFEGPVLAEREHIVGQALAVPVLLGAELDHDVHPTFGGAVRAKLAEAGASGERWTSWKEATGWVIKLEFASKDVDHDARWGFDPRRSTLSPLNADAIQLSRQGSLPEGLIPRLRALDVAPAKDDTRFDSGAFGPRRLPEADLDAPELHEPVAPAVQQAAIKRADPATVTSSETADLLEALRRRRGQREPLPGADEVAASRSHAPVALFDALEPGYDETAPAEDSRQEAEQSAVAEAAGRRKGRTSMPSWDEIVFGARTED from the coding sequence ATGGAACAGCTCAAAGTCATCGGGACCGAAGACGACGTGCTCGTTCTGGCGACCGAATCGGGTGAGCGCTTCTCGCTCGCCGTCAACGACGTGCTGCGTATCGAGCTCCGCAAGGCTCGGCGGGAGCGCGACGGGGATGCCGATGCGGCACGCCCGTCACCGCGCGAGATCCAATCGCACATCCGCGCCGGGCTGTCCGCGCAGGAGGTCGCCGAACTGCTCGGCGCCCGCGTCGAGGACGTCGCGCGGTTCGAGGGTCCGGTGCTGGCCGAGCGGGAGCACATCGTCGGCCAGGCCCTGGCGGTACCGGTGCTCCTCGGAGCCGAACTCGACCACGATGTGCACCCGACCTTCGGTGGTGCCGTCCGCGCGAAGCTCGCCGAGGCGGGCGCATCGGGCGAGCGGTGGACGAGCTGGAAGGAAGCCACGGGCTGGGTCATCAAGCTCGAGTTCGCGTCGAAAGACGTCGACCACGACGCCCGCTGGGGCTTCGATCCGCGACGCAGCACCTTGTCGCCGCTGAACGCCGACGCCATTCAGCTCTCACGCCAGGGATCCCTCCCGGAGGGTCTGATCCCCCGCCTGCGCGCCCTCGACGTCGCACCGGCCAAGGACGACACCCGCTTCGACAGCGGCGCGTTCGGACCTCGTCGCCTGCCGGAGGCGGACCTCGACGCTCCTGAACTGCACGAACCGGTGGCGCCGGCCGTGCAGCAGGCGGCGATCAAGCGCGCGGACCCGGCGACGGTGACCTCGTCTGAGACGGCCGACCTGCTCGAGGCGCTGCGGCGCCGTCGCGGTCAGCGTGAGCCGCTGCCCGGCGCCGATGAGGTCGCAGCATCGCGGTCCCACGCGCCGGTCGCCCTGTTCGACGCGCTCGAACCCGGCTATGACGAGACCGCGCCCGCGGAGGACAGCAGGCAGGAGGCCGAGCAGTCGGCGGTCGCGGAGGCCGCCGGTCGCCGGAAGGGCCGGACCTCGATGCCGTCGTGGGACGAGATCGTGTTCGGAGCCCGCACCGAGGATTGA
- a CDS encoding DNA gyrase/topoisomerase IV subunit A, which produces MPASRTEPPAPDAPERIEDVDVSSEMQGSFLEYAYSVIYSRALPDARDGMKPVQRRILYTMADMGLRPDRGHVKSARVVGEVMGKLHPHGDAPIYDALVRLAQAFSLRVPLVDGHGNFGSLDDGPAAPRYTEARLAPAALALTENLDEDVVDFIPNYDGQFQQPAVLPAAYPNLLVNGATGIAVGMATNMAPHNLIEVVSAAVHLLAHQDATAEELMDFVPGPDFPTGGIVLGLEGVKDAYTKGRGAFKIRGKVAVEALGPRRTGLVVTELPYQVGPERVIEKIKDAVQSKKLTGIADVTDLTDRNHGLRLVIGIKTGFDPQAVLEQLYRLTPLEDSFSINNVALVDGQPQTLGLKELLQVYLDHRIQVVTRRSRFRLARREERLHLVQGLLIAILDIDEVIQVIRTSEDSEQARARLRDVFDLSEVQAEYILELRLRRLTKFSRIELESERDALLAEIAALRELLGSEALIRAQVARELEAASDAYGTPRRTMLMNGKPAAPRPTRGAPAPDLQIADAPTVVVLSTTGRAVRVDLAEGQELTAPPRRSKHDAILATAVSTARGDLGALTSAGRVVRFSPVDLPSVPPASVQLAAGVPLRDYLGITDKKERVLALVRFDDDTPVALGTRQGVVKRIVPTALATRPEVEAIGLKPGDEVVGAASAPDETELVFVTSDAQLLRFAASSVRPQGGPAGGMAGINVSAGAAVIFFGVVSDADAVAISISGAEGVLPGTDAGRIKASRFDEFPAKGRATGGVRSHAFLKGEDRLSVAWVGPRGALAVGPDGSVRALPEATAKRDASGQPLDAVIGSIGRTLA; this is translated from the coding sequence ATGCCCGCATCCCGCACCGAGCCCCCCGCACCCGACGCGCCGGAGCGCATCGAAGACGTCGACGTCTCCTCCGAGATGCAGGGGTCCTTCCTCGAGTACGCCTACTCGGTGATCTACTCGCGGGCCCTTCCCGACGCCCGGGACGGCATGAAGCCGGTGCAGCGGCGCATCCTGTACACGATGGCCGACATGGGCCTTCGGCCGGACCGCGGTCATGTCAAGAGCGCCCGCGTCGTCGGCGAGGTGATGGGCAAGCTGCACCCGCACGGCGACGCGCCAATCTACGACGCCCTCGTGCGGCTCGCCCAGGCGTTCTCGCTGCGCGTGCCGCTGGTGGACGGGCACGGCAACTTCGGCTCGCTCGATGACGGCCCGGCCGCCCCGCGGTACACCGAGGCCCGCCTCGCGCCCGCCGCGCTGGCGCTGACGGAGAACCTCGACGAGGACGTCGTCGACTTCATCCCCAACTACGACGGACAGTTCCAGCAGCCCGCCGTCCTGCCGGCCGCCTATCCGAACCTGCTCGTCAACGGCGCCACCGGCATCGCGGTGGGCATGGCCACCAACATGGCGCCGCACAACCTGATCGAGGTCGTCTCGGCCGCCGTGCATCTGCTGGCCCACCAGGATGCCACCGCGGAAGAGCTGATGGACTTCGTGCCCGGCCCGGACTTCCCGACCGGGGGCATCGTGCTCGGCCTCGAAGGAGTCAAGGACGCGTACACAAAGGGTCGCGGAGCGTTCAAGATCCGCGGCAAGGTCGCGGTCGAAGCGCTCGGTCCCCGGCGGACCGGCCTCGTGGTCACCGAGCTGCCGTACCAGGTCGGGCCCGAGCGGGTCATCGAGAAGATCAAGGACGCCGTCCAGTCCAAGAAGCTCACCGGCATCGCCGACGTGACCGATCTCACCGACCGCAACCACGGGCTGCGCCTCGTGATCGGGATCAAGACGGGCTTCGACCCGCAGGCCGTCCTCGAACAGCTCTACCGCCTCACCCCGCTCGAGGACTCGTTCAGCATCAACAACGTCGCCCTCGTCGACGGGCAGCCCCAGACCCTCGGCCTGAAAGAGCTGCTGCAGGTCTACCTCGACCACCGCATCCAGGTCGTCACGCGCCGCAGCCGCTTCCGGCTGGCCCGCCGCGAGGAGCGCCTCCACCTCGTACAGGGTCTGCTGATCGCCATCCTCGACATCGACGAGGTCATTCAGGTCATCCGCACCTCCGAGGACAGCGAGCAGGCGCGCGCGCGGCTGCGGGACGTCTTCGACCTCAGCGAGGTGCAGGCGGAGTACATCCTCGAGCTGCGGCTGCGGCGGCTGACGAAGTTCTCGCGCATCGAGCTCGAATCCGAGCGCGATGCGCTGCTGGCCGAGATCGCAGCGCTGCGCGAACTCCTCGGCAGCGAGGCGCTCATCCGGGCGCAGGTCGCGCGGGAGCTCGAGGCCGCCTCGGACGCGTACGGGACACCGCGGCGCACGATGCTCATGAACGGCAAGCCCGCGGCCCCGCGACCGACGCGCGGGGCGCCCGCCCCGGATCTGCAGATCGCGGACGCACCGACCGTCGTCGTGCTCTCCACGACGGGTCGCGCGGTGCGCGTCGACCTCGCCGAGGGACAGGAGCTGACCGCTCCCCCGCGCCGGAGCAAGCACGACGCGATCCTCGCCACTGCTGTCTCGACGGCCCGTGGCGACCTGGGCGCGCTGACCAGCGCCGGCCGTGTGGTGCGCTTCTCCCCGGTCGACCTGCCCTCGGTGCCGCCGGCCTCAGTTCAGCTGGCCGCCGGGGTGCCGCTTCGCGATTACCTCGGCATCACCGACAAGAAGGAGCGCGTGCTCGCGCTCGTCCGGTTCGACGACGACACACCCGTCGCGCTCGGCACCCGCCAGGGGGTCGTGAAGCGGATCGTGCCGACCGCACTGGCCACACGGCCGGAGGTCGAGGCGATCGGCCTGAAACCCGGCGATGAGGTGGTGGGGGCAGCATCCGCCCCCGACGAGACCGAACTCGTCTTCGTCACCAGCGATGCCCAGCTGCTGCGTTTCGCCGCCTCCTCGGTTCGTCCGCAGGGCGGCCCAGCCGGCGGGATGGCGGGAATCAACGTGTCGGCGGGGGCTGCCGTCATCTTCTTCGGGGTCGTCTCCGACGCCGACGCGGTCGCGATCAGCATCTCGGGAGCCGAGGGCGTCCTGCCCGGAACCGATGCCGGGCGGATCAAGGCGTCGCGGTTCGACGAGTTCCCGGCCAAGGGTCGCGCGACCGGCGGCGTGCGATCGCACGCCTTCCTCAAGGGCGAAGACCGGCTGAGCGTGGCATGGGTCGGCCCTCGCGGCGCACTGGCGGTCGGGCCGGACGGCTCGGTCCGCGCGCTGCCGGAGGCGACGGCGAAGCGGGATGCCTCGGGCCAGCCGCTCGACGCGGTCATCGGCTCGATCGGGCGCACTCTGGCGTGA
- a CDS encoding DUF4193 domain-containing protein, whose product MATDYDAPRKTEDDSESIEALKERVPDKLSGSVDVEDADNPSGFELPGADLSDLELDVVVLPAQEDEFTCVSCFLVKHRSQLDHEDAAGPICKECAA is encoded by the coding sequence ATGGCCACGGATTACGACGCCCCCCGCAAGACCGAAGACGACAGCGAGTCGATCGAGGCGCTGAAGGAACGCGTTCCCGACAAGCTGTCCGGCTCGGTCGACGTGGAGGACGCGGACAACCCCTCGGGGTTCGAGCTGCCGGGTGCGGACCTTTCCGACCTGGAGCTGGACGTCGTCGTACTGCCCGCTCAGGAGGACGAATTCACCTGCGTCAGCTGCTTCCTGGTGAAGCACCGCTCGCAGCTGGATCACGAGGACGCGGCGGGGCCGATCTGCAAGGAGTGCGCGGCCTGA
- a CDS encoding DUF7455 domain-containing protein encodes MTTTTTPTEPAAVLEYRLTAIDRCDSCGAQAYIAAEVNGSELLFCAHHGRKYEAKLRSIASSWHDETARLLESV; translated from the coding sequence ATGACCACGACAACGACACCTACCGAGCCGGCCGCCGTCCTCGAGTACCGCCTCACGGCGATCGATCGCTGCGATTCCTGCGGCGCTCAGGCGTACATCGCCGCCGAGGTGAACGGCAGCGAGCTGCTGTTCTGCGCGCATCACGGTCGCAAGTACGAGGCGAAGCTCCGCTCGATCGCCAGCAGCTGGCACGACGAGACCGCACGCTTGCTCGAATCGGTCTGA
- a CDS encoding alkaline phosphatase family protein, translating to MTLSLPADPPQARSLTGVAAQMIAALDGTSDWFAPASSAIVLVVDSLGAMNLRARAGHARFLSAAGSKRDVVRTVFPSTTASALTALLTGEAPGRSGIVGYRARVPGTDDVVNQLRGWDAGELPAGWQRAQPWTQRLAAEGRRSFVVSKAEYAGTGFTDATMRGAEFIAAADISERVEIAADVAARHPGSFIYVYTPDLDAIGHKRGWESDEWVAALERVDAAARTLSDRLAPGTGAVVTADHGMIDIPRHRHVLLRGGGDLLEGVRLLGGEPRMLHLYSEPGQAHRTLERWRESESGRAWVLARDEAIAADLFGPVDPEVRERIGDVVVAARSGIAYYDDRLEDKGAQRMVGQHGSLTDQERIVPLIRLGAFA from the coding sequence ATGACCCTCAGCCTACCCGCGGACCCGCCGCAGGCCCGGAGCCTCACCGGTGTCGCGGCGCAGATGATCGCGGCCCTGGACGGCACCTCGGACTGGTTCGCCCCGGCATCCAGTGCGATCGTCCTGGTGGTCGACAGCCTCGGCGCGATGAACCTCCGCGCCCGCGCGGGTCATGCGCGGTTCCTGTCGGCTGCGGGGTCCAAGCGCGACGTGGTGCGGACGGTGTTCCCCTCCACGACTGCCTCGGCCCTCACCGCTCTACTGACCGGCGAAGCGCCCGGCCGCAGCGGCATCGTCGGCTATCGCGCGCGCGTTCCCGGCACTGATGACGTCGTCAATCAGCTCCGCGGGTGGGATGCCGGCGAGCTGCCGGCCGGGTGGCAGCGCGCGCAGCCCTGGACGCAGCGCCTGGCCGCCGAGGGTCGACGGTCCTTCGTCGTCTCCAAGGCCGAATACGCCGGCACCGGGTTCACCGATGCGACGATGCGCGGCGCCGAATTCATCGCGGCCGCGGACATCTCCGAGCGCGTGGAGATCGCGGCGGACGTCGCGGCGCGGCATCCGGGTTCGTTCATCTACGTGTACACGCCCGACCTCGACGCGATCGGCCACAAGCGCGGATGGGAGTCGGACGAATGGGTGGCAGCCCTGGAACGGGTGGATGCTGCCGCGCGCACGCTCTCGGATCGTCTGGCGCCTGGTACCGGCGCCGTCGTCACGGCCGATCACGGGATGATCGACATCCCCCGGCACCGGCATGTGCTGCTGCGCGGCGGCGGCGACCTCCTCGAGGGTGTGCGACTCCTCGGCGGCGAACCTCGCATGCTGCACCTCTACAGCGAACCGGGGCAGGCGCACAGAACGCTGGAGCGCTGGCGCGAATCGGAGTCCGGGCGCGCATGGGTGCTCGCTCGCGACGAGGCGATCGCGGCCGACCTGTTCGGTCCGGTCGATCCGGAGGTGCGCGAGCGGATCGGCGATGTCGTGGTGGCGGCACGCAGCGGCATCGCGTACTACGACGATCGGCTCGAGGACAAGGGCGCCCAGCGGATGGTCGGCCAGCACGGATCGCTGACGGATCAGGAGCGCATCGTGCCACTCATCCGCCTCGGCGCGTTCGCCTGA